A window of Hypnocyclicus thermotrophus contains these coding sequences:
- a CDS encoding alpha/beta hydrolase has product MEKFIFNAKDNKLITTFKWLIRKPKAIVQIIHGMAEHAKRYDEFAKFLNENGYSVYATDHRGHGETLESNEMLGEIGKDGFNKMIEDEILLTEIIKKENNNLPVYVLGHSMGSFILQEYVIRNSKNIRKAIFSGSCGKMGLELNFGKIIAKLEMGNNKVKPSKIIDFLNFGMFNLKFKNKKTKQDWLNRDEKEVEKYIKDPLCGGIFPSQFYYYFYDGLIKLKDLSRLNNINKNLEIYIFSGEMDPVGQFGKGVKRLYDAYKNTGIKDVSMKLYRDGRHEMLNELNKQEVYRDILEFFKK; this is encoded by the coding sequence ATGGAAAAATTTATATTTAATGCAAAAGATAACAAATTAATTACTACATTTAAATGGTTAATTAGAAAGCCAAAAGCTATTGTACAGATAATACATGGTATGGCAGAACATGCTAAAAGATATGATGAATTTGCAAAATTTTTAAATGAAAATGGATATTCTGTATATGCTACTGATCACAGAGGACACGGTGAAACATTAGAATCAAATGAAATGCTTGGTGAGATTGGGAAAGATGGATTTAATAAAATGATAGAAGATGAAATTTTATTGACAGAGATAATAAAAAAAGAAAATAATAATTTACCTGTATATGTACTTGGTCATAGCATGGGATCATTTATACTACAAGAATATGTAATACGAAATAGTAAAAATATTAGAAAAGCTATTTTTTCTGGTTCTTGTGGAAAAATGGGGTTAGAATTAAATTTTGGTAAAATTATCGCAAAATTAGAAATGGGAAATAATAAGGTAAAACCTAGTAAAATTATTGATTTTTTAAATTTTGGGATGTTTAATTTGAAATTTAAAAATAAAAAAACAAAGCAAGATTGGTTAAATAGAGATGAAAAAGAAGTAGAAAAATATATTAAAGATCCACTTTGTGGAGGGATCTTTCCATCTCAATTTTATTATTATTTTTATGACGGATTAATCAAATTAAAAGATTTATCAAGATTAAATAATATTAATAAAAATTTAGAAATTTATATTTTTTCAGGGGAAATGGATCCAGTTGGGCAATTTGGGAAAGGTGTGAAAAGGTTGTATGACGCTTATAAAAATACAGGGATAAAAGATGTAAGCATGAAACTTTATAGAGATGGTCGTCATGAAATGCTTAATGAATTAAATAAACAAGAGGTTTATAGAGATATATTAGAGTTTTTTAAAAAATAG
- a CDS encoding DUF6937 domain-containing protein, translated as MSNKIFGNEISDKVVKKALKKQKSYIKKFGDDRDKNYKLKVKDIESLDNINLKNIVISNEGKEIEKEKGIIIGNIRMGFGHYRIAMAIASAANAMGYIPYWFDLLSFKEANSSKIISHLNDLYSLGSRLSQKSKLFNKFYWEKVTTDGFKSIEYNFIDQKMTELMTSIYNNLDKNIPYIATHVWNAQTAIHSGMKKVINVIPDNFPLGLHLAEGSLHTLQTPSSYMGYRALIDMSKKNRLKEIPSSDIKYTGHYVDHELVENIEIDCKARLKRIENGENRRVLISIGGAGAQQGIVENIIRYMLEDIKNEKVALFINLGDHKNVWENIEKNIKGIEILAKKYFNKYNEVKDLSNILKTEEAKGLYVIYNENIFEAVYSTNILMRDADIFITKPSELSFYPVPKLLIERVGGHEAWGAIRSSEVGDGTIECRNLAQTLQFLELMLKENDLLELMCNAIIKNKKIGIYNGAYEVVKLAIKK; from the coding sequence ATGAGTAATAAAATTTTTGGAAATGAAATTAGTGATAAAGTAGTAAAAAAAGCATTAAAAAAGCAAAAAAGTTATATTAAAAAATTTGGTGATGATAGAGATAAAAATTATAAATTGAAAGTAAAAGATATAGAATCTCTTGATAATATAAATCTAAAAAATATAGTAATATCAAATGAAGGAAAAGAAATAGAAAAAGAAAAAGGAATAATTATAGGAAATATACGTATGGGATTTGGTCATTATAGAATAGCAATGGCAATAGCTTCTGCAGCAAATGCTATGGGATATATCCCTTATTGGTTTGATTTATTATCATTTAAAGAAGCAAATAGTAGTAAAATTATATCTCATTTAAATGATTTATATTCTTTAGGTTCTAGACTTTCTCAAAAATCAAAATTATTTAATAAATTTTATTGGGAAAAAGTAACAACAGATGGATTTAAAAGTATAGAATATAATTTTATAGATCAAAAAATGACAGAATTAATGACAAGTATATATAATAATTTAGATAAAAATATACCATATATAGCTACGCATGTATGGAATGCTCAAACTGCAATTCATTCAGGAATGAAAAAAGTTATAAATGTTATACCGGATAATTTCCCATTAGGATTACATCTTGCAGAAGGAAGTCTACACACACTTCAAACACCTTCATCATATATGGGATATAGAGCTCTTATAGATATGTCTAAAAAAAATAGATTAAAAGAGATTCCAAGTAGTGATATAAAATATACAGGACATTATGTAGATCATGAATTAGTAGAAAATATTGAAATTGATTGTAAAGCTAGATTAAAAAGGATAGAAAACGGTGAAAACAGAAGAGTGCTTATAAGTATAGGAGGCGCTGGAGCTCAGCAGGGGATAGTAGAAAATATTATTAGATATATGCTTGAGGATATAAAAAATGAAAAAGTAGCTTTATTTATAAATTTAGGAGATCATAAAAATGTATGGGAAAATATAGAAAAAAATATAAAAGGGATAGAAATTTTAGCAAAAAAATATTTTAATAAATATAATGAAGTGAAAGATCTTTCAAACATTCTAAAAACAGAAGAAGCAAAAGGACTGTATGTAATATATAATGAAAATATTTTTGAAGCAGTATATTCTACAAATATTTTAATGAGAGATGCAGATATATTTATTACAAAACCAAGCGAATTATCATTTTATCCAGTACCAAAGCTTTTAATAGAAAGGGTTGGAGGGCATGAAGCTTGGGGAGCTATTAGAAGTAGTGAAGTTGGAGATGGTACAATAGAATGTAGAAATTTAGCTCAAACATTACAATTTTTAGAATTAATGTTAAAAGAAAATGATTTATTAGAACTTATGTGTAATGCAATTATTAAAAATAAAAAAATAGGGATTTATAATGGAGCATATGAAGTGGTAAAATTAGCTATAAAAAAATAA
- a CDS encoding glycoside hydrolase family 36 protein, whose protein sequence is MKKFKIIYKVENKKVKKEIILEKNYICKDFSLNIKSNGNYIELLPNKLIIIEKVLMEISYEYIKSDKIFINGYQSWSDSKEVDINYKERKFNFLISPIVKKYKFKQYGDYNFYNYKNRSGIFHSSTYTYIKSKKNIYFLGSLNDYKSFTFIEHNTKQNKITFYKDLEKKEINSKITLFNIINIIDTNESKIFEKYFDILNLEKKENKKVNGWCSWYNYYENITEKIILKNLDNFFKEKTKLNYFQIDDGYQNAVGDWLLINNKFPKGMKYLAQEIKNKGYKPGIWLAPFAAEKKSILVSEHPEWILKDENGKFVYGGSNWSGFYALDIYNSDFREYLKNVFDVMINQWGYKLFKLDFLYVACLIPRKDKTRAEIMRDAMLFLREIIGDKEILGCGVPLVSAFGVVDYCRIGCDIGLDWDDKWYMKYMHRERISTKNAIRNSIYRYHMNGFAFYNDPDVFLLREDNISLSENEKETLFWINNIFGTLVFTSDNISKYNKKQKKMYKFSQEIKSREILNVKEENNIFEIKVKLNSKKNIFYINLNDKKIKYKNIELEKHQTIKKEY, encoded by the coding sequence ATGAAAAAGTTTAAAATTATTTATAAAGTTGAAAATAAAAAAGTAAAAAAAGAGATAATTTTAGAAAAAAATTATATTTGTAAAGATTTTTCTTTAAATATTAAAAGCAATGGCAATTATATAGAGCTTTTACCTAATAAGTTAATAATTATAGAAAAAGTATTAATGGAAATATCTTATGAATATATAAAAAGTGATAAAATTTTTATTAATGGGTATCAATCATGGAGTGATTCTAAAGAAGTTGATATTAATTATAAAGAAAGAAAATTTAACTTTTTAATATCTCCTATAGTTAAAAAATATAAATTCAAACAATATGGTGATTATAACTTTTATAATTATAAAAATAGGAGTGGTATTTTTCATTCAAGTACATATACTTATATTAAGTCAAAAAAGAATATATATTTTTTAGGCTCATTAAATGACTATAAAAGTTTTACTTTTATAGAACATAATACAAAACAAAATAAAATTACTTTTTATAAAGATTTAGAAAAAAAAGAGATAAATTCAAAAATAACTTTATTTAATATTATCAATATAATTGATACAAATGAAAGTAAAATTTTTGAAAAATATTTTGATATATTAAATTTAGAAAAAAAAGAAAATAAAAAAGTTAATGGATGGTGTAGTTGGTATAACTATTATGAAAATATAACAGAAAAAATAATTTTAAAAAATTTAGATAATTTTTTTAAAGAAAAAACAAAACTTAATTATTTTCAAATAGATGATGGGTATCAAAACGCTGTAGGAGATTGGTTATTGATTAATAATAAATTTCCAAAGGGAATGAAATATTTAGCACAAGAAATAAAAAATAAAGGGTATAAGCCTGGAATTTGGCTTGCTCCATTTGCAGCAGAAAAAAAATCAATTTTAGTTTCTGAACATCCTGAATGGATATTAAAAGATGAAAATGGAAAATTTGTATATGGAGGGTCAAATTGGAGTGGATTTTATGCTCTTGATATATATAATTCTGATTTTAGAGAATATTTAAAAAATGTATTTGATGTAATGATAAATCAATGGGGGTATAAATTATTTAAATTAGATTTTTTGTATGTAGCTTGTTTAATTCCAAGAAAAGATAAAACAAGAGCAGAAATAATGAGAGATGCAATGTTATTTTTAAGAGAAATCATAGGTGATAAAGAAATATTAGGATGTGGAGTTCCTTTAGTTTCTGCTTTTGGAGTAGTTGATTATTGTAGAATTGGTTGTGATATAGGACTTGATTGGGATGATAAATGGTATATGAAATATATGCATAGAGAAAGAATATCTACTAAAAATGCTATAAGAAATAGTATATATAGATACCATATGAATGGATTTGCTTTTTATAATGATCCAGATGTATTTTTACTTAGAGAAGATAATATATCCCTTAGTGAAAATGAAAAAGAAACTTTATTTTGGATAAACAATATATTTGGAACACTTGTTTTTACTTCAGATAATATTTCAAAATATAATAAAAAACAAAAAAAGATGTATAAATTTAGTCAAGAAATAAAAAGTCGAGAGATATTAAATGTGAAAGAAGAAAATAATATATTTGAAATTAAAGTGAAATTAAATAGTAAAAAGAATATATTTTATATTAATTTAAATGATAAAAAAATTAAATACAAAAATATAGAATTAGAAAAGCATCAAACTATAAAAAAAGAATATTAA
- a CDS encoding TetR/AcrR family transcriptional regulator — protein MTPEEKKEIQKQRIKRFFIDATKDLLREEGLNSISTKKIGDKAGYSYATIYNYFSNFNELICISLEELANEMKEVLEESSKNLENNIGKLLELLNISIDYTIQNQHVYKLFLSTTIDYNYFKYTKNKRFIHPAYNLLISTIKNLKEFSNFSDEDIQNFADLVFTLFHSKIQFFLIQKYPENIENLKQDIFNNLNFLIKNTIR, from the coding sequence ATGACTCCAGAAGAAAAAAAAGAAATTCAAAAACAAAGAATTAAGCGTTTTTTTATAGATGCTACAAAAGATTTACTTCGAGAAGAGGGGTTAAATAGTATATCTACTAAAAAAATTGGTGATAAAGCCGGATATTCTTATGCCACTATATATAATTATTTTTCAAATTTTAATGAATTAATATGTATAAGTCTAGAAGAATTAGCAAATGAAATGAAAGAAGTTTTAGAAGAAAGTTCAAAAAATTTAGAAAATAATATCGGAAAATTATTAGAGTTATTAAATATATCTATTGATTATACAATTCAAAACCAACATGTTTATAAACTTTTTTTATCTACAACAATAGATTATAATTATTTTAAATATACTAAAAATAAAAGATTTATACATCCTGCATATAATTTGTTGATTTCAACCATTAAAAATTTAAAAGAATTTTCTAATTTTTCAGATGAAGATATCCAAAATTTCGCAGATTTAGTATTTACTCTTTTTCATTCTAAAATACAATTTTTCTTAATACAAAAATATCCTGAAAATATAGAAAATTTAAAACAAGATATTTTTAATAATTTAAATTTTTTAATAAAAAATACAATAAGGTAG
- a CDS encoding chromate transporter, producing the protein MKKYFELFFVFFKIGAFTFGGGYAMLPIIEKELVEKRTWLSKKELLDITAVAQMTPGAIATNTATYLGFKQKGILGACSATFGVILPSIIIITLIYKLFSQNFDLPIVKSAFLGIRSAIIALILNSVIKIFKHSIKNKYTLTLFIISISILIIFNINPILIIVFTGIFSFILSILFKDMFKKML; encoded by the coding sequence ATGAAAAAATACTTTGAATTATTTTTTGTTTTTTTTAAAATAGGTGCTTTTACTTTTGGTGGTGGATATGCGATGCTTCCCATTATTGAAAAAGAATTAGTAGAAAAAAGAACTTGGCTTAGCAAAAAAGAACTTCTTGATATAACCGCTGTCGCACAAATGACACCTGGCGCTATTGCAACAAATACAGCTACATATCTTGGATTTAAACAAAAAGGAATTTTGGGGGCTTGTTCTGCTACTTTTGGAGTAATATTACCTTCTATTATTATTATTACATTAATATACAAACTTTTTAGTCAAAATTTTGATTTACCTATTGTTAAATCAGCTTTCTTAGGAATCCGTAGTGCGATTATCGCTCTTATTTTAAATTCTGTAATCAAAATATTTAAACATAGTATAAAAAACAAGTATACTTTAACTCTTTTTATTATTTCAATATCTATTTTAATTATTTTTAATATAAATCCAATTTTAATAATTGTTTTTACTGGAATTTTTTCTTTTATTTTATCTATTTTATTTAAAGACATGTTTAAAAAAATGCTTTAA